From the Fusarium oxysporum Fo47 chromosome X, complete sequence genome, the window CGCGACAGAACAGACTCGGGTGTCAGAAGCTTGCTGACTTCCTTGAGGATAAAGTCAACATCCTGCTGTTGAGCAACAGGCGCAGCCTCAACTTCGCATGGGTTGTCGGTGGTACCAGCGAGAGTGTATCCCTGCCAGGGGAGAACGAAGATGACACGACCATCTGAGGTGGCAGCgtcgagaaggccaagaccGTTGGGGCAGATCTCCTTGGGAAGCATGATGTGCACACCTGAAGCGGGAGCGACAATAGGCTTGCGAGAGGGGTCATCCATTTGGTGAATGGCATCGGTGAAGGGACCGGTTGCGTTGACGACACCCTTGGCGCGGACCTTGAAAGGCTGAGCGCCAGCGGCATCACCGTTCTTGGAAGCGAGGACATCGCGCACTTGAGCGCCCATGATCTTGCCGTTcgcatccttctcaagaccAGTTACCTCAACGTGGTTGAGAACAGTAGCGCCGTAGTGAGAAGCAGTCAGAGCGAGAGCGACGTTCATTCGAGAGTCATTGTGCTGGCCATCGTAGTACACCAGCGCGCCAACCATATTCTCCCGTCGCAAGAGAGGGAATGCCTCAAgggccttgttcttgctcaTGTAGTAGGAGCTCTCAAGACCTTGCGACCCAGCGAGGAGATCGTAGGCCTTGGTACCAGCCCAGAAGTAGGGCGCCTCCCACCATTTTTGGAGGGGTAGTAGAATTGGCAATGAGCTTGACAAGTGAGGCGCAATGTTGAGGAATGTCTTTCGCTCACGGAGAGCTTCCATGACAAGCTGCAATTGACCATAGTCAAGGTTCCAAACAGCCTTTTCTAGATATCGCACACCACCGTGAACGAGCTTTGTGCTCTTTGAGCTTGTGCCAGAAGAGAAGTCATCGCGCTCCACAAGAGCGACTTTGAGGCCACGGGTGATGGCGTCAACAGCGATACCAGTTCCTGTAGCGCCGCctccgatgatgagaagatcgTATTCTGTGTCTTCGCCGCTGCGACGCAGCTCGGCGAGTTGTGATGCGCGGGTCTTTGTGGCGTTGAATGTAGGGGGAACAATGCGGTTCTTCTCATCACGCTTGAGCGGGACGAGGGGCTTGTCGACGACGTGTGTCTTGTTGCGGGAGGCGTAGTATGCTCCTCCGAGGGTTACTGTTGTTgtggctgctgctgcgagGAGCAGAGGGCGCTTGAGCGACCGTAATCTTTGCTGCATCTTGTGTGTATGTGTGTGGTGTTGGGTGTTTGGGGGTGTTGTTGCGCCGGGAGCGACTGTTTCCGCGGAGAGCTTTTTTTCGGTGTAAAAGCTTGGGGGAGGGGATTGGAGAAAAGATGGAGAGTCTGGGTCTGGGGAACAAAGATCAGATAGAATAAAAAAAGAGAGTTAGGCTTTGGGGTTTATAAGAAGTAAATCGAAGCGCGATGATCATGGAGAATGGAGAGAGAGTTTCCATAAATTAGCGGAGTTGGAAATGGGTCTGCGAAAGCGATTCTGATATCATGGATTGCTTAGGTTTTAACAAGTTTTTATGAGGGCGCCGGGACTGGCACATGAGAAGCAAAGCGAAAGTTTGGGGGTTCAGACCCAGAATTAGGCTATGCAATGCATCATCTGTCTCTGTTTGATTCCAAGAATGCCCGAATTACTCAAAGCATCTGACCCGCAAGCGAGATGCAAAACGGTGCAATAAACGTCGCGAGCTGGGTCATATGGCTCAAAGAGGAATTCCGGGAGGTCCTGAGCCTCAGGGTCATTAATGCATGTCGGGGCGAAAACACCGAGAAGCTGACGTCGACATGGAGACTTTACCCCTGGTCTTATGCAGCTCGGTACGCAGACCCCGAAGCTAAAGCCCGAACGCGACCGAGAATGGAATAGCCAATACCTGGATTAATAATGAGCCGCGCCGACGTGCGGAGAGTTACATGTGCTGCCCCCACTGTCGGGGAGGGGAAGCCCGAGGTTCTAGACTTTGGGGTGAGAGTCAAAAGGTTCAAGAGGTCATGAGTTTTCTGGTTAAACGATGCGGGAAATACTATGCCATTTGCTTGAATTGCATGTCTTCTCTGTATGTGTTGTTCTTTGTCCGGCTTGACTGACAAATTGTTCCACTAATCAGAAGGCGAAAGACAGTCATACCGTGATTTGACTGGTGGATGTTGTGTCGTGATGGCTTGAGGGCTGAAAGACATACAACTGACAACATGTCCAGCTCGCACACTATTGCAAACATACGTTTGTATGCAACTTCTGTACTTATGAGTGCTAGAAATTGACGATGCATTTTTGTGCTCATTTCAAGGTTCACAGTGCTGTTGTGCCGACACAGATGGATCGAGAAGTTGAGAGTGCTGAAGGTCTAGGGTTGGTGGCTGACCGTTAGCGGCGACAGTCATTGGTGAGTGCCTCGTTCGAGCCATCAGCAACACAACCAACACGGCGCCCGCGGGCTGCACAGAGATTTGACCTCTGATCAAGATATGCAAATCTCGGTCAAAGGTAGGAACTCATTACTATATGCCTTCATGAAGTTGATTCGAGTTTTTTACCATCTTTGTTCGAGGTCTTACGCTTCTTATACCATCTTCCCCAGGTACCTTGCTCAAATCTATGGCATTGACGCGATACCAATCCATCACAGACACCCCTTCTTCGACAAAGAAGATTGCTTTTGCTATCACGGAATGCTGACAGCGTGTAAATTTAGACAAACACGATTGCATTCTGTTATTGTCGTTTACCGATCACGGTCATTTGAGAACGTTGAGTAATAGCATGAGCTTATTATCTACGCTATCAACGAGTcactcaacaccaccgcCGCAAACAAGCAACAAAAAAAGATGAACACGAACGCCATTCTCGTATGCTAGGCTCGTTGCTCCTCGAAAGAAGAATCTGCCATTTTAGCGCCACTGTTTAGGCCATGTCTCTGCATCTCACGACGCGAATTTCAACCATCGTCTACGGTCTCGCACACTTCGCCCTCACCACGAAAGCACTCAGATCTTCAAGGATCGAGCGCGCCTATACGGGAGAGGAAGCACTGTAAGTGTTGGACCACGTCGAGCGTCGAGGGCTCAAGAGACGTGGGAGACCCATGCCTGGCGTGTTGATCGGACTGGGTCCTGTATAGATAAAGACATCATACAGAAGGCCACCGAAAGCACATCCCATGAAGGGCGCCACCATGGGGATCTGGATTTCACTGTCAGTTGATATTGACAGTCGAGGTATTGTTGTTGGACTCACCCAGAAGTAGTACCCGCCTGCAGACCAAACCTCACTTCCATACCCGATCATGTACGAAACCAGACGAGGTCCAAAATCACGAGCCAAGTTGATGGCATAACCAGTCTCCCAACCAAAGCAAGCACCAATTCcaaagatcaagaagaacaagccaAGTGGCATCAAAGGACCAGCACCGATGTTAGCGCTATCAGCCATAGCGAAAATGACAAACTGCAAAATCGTGCTGGCGATGAATTCAGAAAAGAACATGCCAGTGCGTGTCATGAATTCCGCGGGATATGTGCAGAAGACACCAGCGGTTGCATTCTCGCCAATCACTGTTCGAATTCCTGGACCGCCTTCATAAGCATCAAAGGCAGACTTGTAGTTGCCATACACGACGGCAGCAGCACACATGGCTCCAAGGACTTGGGCGACGGCATACACAGGGAACTTTCTCCAGGGATGACCTCTGAATATACAGTTGGCGAGAGTGACGGCTGGGTTCAAGTGACCACCTGATTTACCGCCAACGTATACTCCAAGCATGACACCGAGACTGATTCATGTCAGTATGGGCTCAATTGGCCGCGGCAATAACGACTTACCCCCATCCCCACGAGATACTCTGATAATCACCCTTGGTTCCTCGACTGAGAACAACCTGAGCAACGACACCGTcaccaaagagaagaagaatgaaagTACCAAAGAATTCTGAAAAGGCATCTTGGCAGTACTCTCTCACTCGACTCCAAGCATACTGCTCAGGCGGGGGAGGAATAGTGGGCGGTTCACTCGGAGCCTCACTGTACTTTTCATTCTGGCTCATCTCGACTTTAGTGGGGATAGAAGATTTGTGCACAGAAGATTCAGAGATGGAGTCGTTCATGGTAGGGATAGGCATCCTAGAGTGAGCCTgtgaagatgatcttgagacagaaagaggagaagttTGGCGGATGCAAGAGAGACAGGTTACACTGAGAGGATTGGCGTCATCAAGCATCTCTGGGGATCACGTTACAATTTATGGTCAGCAAACGAACGAAGCCTGGGTGTCTTTTGcccctcatctcatcccaaGAGAGGATCCTCTTTCTTGCTCTCGGCCTCGGTATTTGCAAACACCACCCTTTACATGCAAAGCATACCGAAGCCCGCGAGACTCCATGGTTATCAGAAATCACCAACGAGTGGGCTTTGCAAGCATGCCGATCCGCCACTGCGTTAGGAAAGAGGAAGGGACACGGGGAGACACAGCGACTACACCCGATGAATCGAACCATGGTGCGGGCGATACGAAAGCTTGGACGGCGGCGGTGCAGAGTGCCAACGAAATGCCGCTCGGCGGCACACACcgagagagagaagaaaagagacgGGCGTTCAGACGTGGATATCACCACCGAAGTATCTGCTCTGATCAGGTTGCTTACACCGAAGGCCGGGTGGGATGGAGGGGGGCACGTTCGAGACTTGTGTTCGCATATTTACTCCACTGTCCCAGCCAAACCCCGGATCGTCGTgcaaaaagagaaaaggatTTGCACATCCGCTTGACCGAGGTTGGCTTGGCTAGGAATTAAGGTATGGTCAAGGTGTATTAATCCAGACCCGCAGATATGCGCCCAGTCGAGCTTCTGGAACATGACTGCGGGGAAACGTAACATGACGACCCCTCTCTTTTCCTCAGATGTACACCGGTAGGTGTTGGTTCTGGGGTTTCGCTTGCTAGATCCCCGATGGTTGTCTTGTGACATGGGCCTGTATTTCGGTATCAACAAGCCGAGGCTTAGCTTACAAGCTACATCAGGAAAGTGACGTTGGTTTGTGTATTACAAGGGTGTGCGTGAGACGAAAAGGCCAATTTTCCAATGCTGTGAAGGATTTCGATACCCCGCAGATTATCCAAGGGTGGTGGAAAATGCTTCCCCGAGATGCCTTTACATCTGAAATCTCGGTGTTTGTTGCGATCAGTGAGCCCGAGATGGGAGATACTTAAACACCCCAGAGAATTGCCAATCTGATACGCTTTTGATCCTGCAGTCCCCAATCAatttgctgttgttgtcgtcCCTTCTTTTTGCTCCTCTAAGTCACTGTTGCATTCGCGCTCCCCGGATCTGACACCTTTCCCCGCAATTTCACTGCATCCCCATCTTTCACTATGCCTATGCTCAACGGAAAACCGAATCCTACCTTTATTGGTGCCATTGATCAGGGTACGACAAGTTCTCGCTTCCTGATCTTTGACACCAGTGGCGAGGTTGTAGCTACTCATCAGCTTGAATTCAAGCAATACTATCCTCATCCTGGGTAAGTTGGTCCACTATGTGATACGTGAATGattgttgatgtttggtTTAGATGGCATGAGCATGATCCTGAAGAGCTCATCAGCTCGGTTGAGCAGTGCATTGATGGCGCTGTAGAAGCCTTTGAAGGTCAAGGTCACTCTCGtgagcagatcaaggccGTTGGCATCACAAACCAGCGTGAGACTACTGTTGTCTGGGACAAGACCACCGGCAATGCTCTGCACAACGCCATCGTTTGGACAGACACACGATCAAAAGATCTTGTTCGTCGTCTGAAGCGTCGTCTTGGCGCGAGCGAGTTGATTTCGCGATGCGGAATTCCTCTCTCCACATATCCCTCCGTTAGCAAActtctctggcttcttgaaAATATTCCCGAAGTCAAAGATGCTTATGAGCGTGGTGTCCTGGCTTTCGGAACGGTAGACACTTGGCTTACGTACAAGCTCAACGGCGCAACGGACCGAGATGTCTACGTTTCTGATCCGTCAAATGCGTCGAGAACCATGTTTATGAATCTCGAGTCTTTGCAGTATGACGAGGATATTCTGGACTGGTTCAGAATCGATGACAAGAAGATTACGCTGCCAAGAATCGTGCGGTCGTCTGATAGCAAGGCGTACGGCACACTTGCTAAGACCTCGCTCAAAGGCGTCAAGATCACTGGATGTTTAGGCGACCAGTCTGCAGCTCTTGTTGGACAGAAGGGATTCACCCCCGGTCTCGCCAAGAACACATATGGCACAGGCTGCTTTCTGCTCTACAACGTTGGTTCCAAGCCCGTGATCTCAACACACGGACTTCTCACAACGGTGGCCTTTGACTTTGGCGAGGGCAACACCATGTACGCCCTCGAAGGCAGCATCGCCGTCGCGGGCTCAAGCGTCAAGTTTCTCGTTGACAACTTTGGTTTCATCGAGTCGTCAGCCAAGCTCAGCGCACTCGCTGAGACGGTGGAAGATAATGGTGGGTGCACCTTTGTAACGGCCTTTAGCGGCCTGTTTGCGCCGTACTGGATTGACGATGCGCGAGGTACAATCTTTGGTATCACGGCTTACACGCAGCGCGGGCACGTTGCGAGAGCGACGCTGGAGGCAACGTGTTTTCAGACAAAGGCCATCCTCGACTCGATGGAGAAGGACAGCGGACATGCGCTGACCGAGCTGGCCGTCGACGGTGGCATGTGCAACTCGGATCTCATCATGCAGGTACGTAAAGGAATTCTCTGCAAACCCTTGCttttcttgatctcgtgGCAGTGGCTTAGACGTTGCTAACACTTTTTTCTCAGACCCAGTCTGACCTTATTGGGATCCCTGTCAACAGACCCGGCATGCGTGAGACAACTGCGCTAGGTGCAGCTATCGCGGCCGGCTTCGCCGTCGGCATATGGAAGAGCTTTGATGAATTGAAGGAGGTGAATACCCAGGGTCGTACCATCTTTAAACCGCAGAtcgccgaggaagaagcgACAAAGCGGTTTAGTCGTTGGACCAAAGCCGTCGAGATGTCCAAGGGATGGGCCAACGAGTAGTTGATTTGCTTTTTTGTTTGTTAGCTCTTTAGTTACATTAGCTTGATTAGGTCTGATCTGTACTAGTATGTTTTACATGGATGGTCTGAAATACTGCTGCCTGATGGAACACCATATGTACCAACCTGTACAAAGAAGGTAACCAAATAAGCCCGACGTACAGTAGCGTCTACCACTCCCACGAGGAAATAAATATGGAACTTGACTTGTTCTGGAACAACCACTAGACTCTTTGATGATCGTACCATAAGCGGCTCCGCACTTTTATTGTTATTTCCGGGGGAGGGGGGATCTGTAGGCCATCTCGAGGTGTGGCATCCATCACAGGGTGCAGTTTGCTAGGGAGTCAAGGATCGGAATGTTTGTCGTCAAACCCCCGAGTGATCCGGTGCCATTGGAAGAAAACATATTTCCCTCATTTGCCGGTGTTTGTGGCCCGAACATGCACATGTCACATGCGTAACGGCAATGCAAGGTTAACCATAGATAGAAGGTCTTTGTTGAAACCGTGACATGGATAGAGGTCCTTGtcaaccaacagcagcacGTAAGGTACTTGGCTTTTGGCTAGACAGGGATATCGCCTGCAACGTTCGGGCCTCTTGTCCACATGCATTTCTACTGGACCGTGACTACTGTTTTACAGTGTTGTAGTTCCATTGCATTGGCACTTGAATTGAATGGTTACACTTGATGCAGCGATATTGTCTTGGTGTTCAGTGCCTTTTGCTTATTACTGGATGGATTTAGCGCTTCTGCTTGGCCATTGACTTCACTAGACCCAGTATTAGTCAACTAAACCATTCTCCACTCCGTCACACCTCCAGATTTTCTCTTCCCCTTCCCGCGGCTCGGCCTTACTCCGTCGCATCTCATAATACCCAACAACACGTTCTCACCTCCACTAAAAAACGATAACAGACCGTGCAAGGTTTCTGCTTATTCCTTTCCCCAGTAGTTTGTTTCCCCAGACTGCGGAGAGAGAGAGATCGACATGCCATCCACGTCAATGAGCGGACCCTCAAtcgctgaggaagaggcaaATTCGACTCTGAGCAACGACGATGGGTCCAGCGGCGACGAGTCAAGAATGACCAGCGCCGGGCCCAATAAGAAGCGGAGGAGGGAGAAGCATCAAAAGATTTCGTATGTACGCTCCGTAATGCTGTGAGAATTTGTGTCTAAATGTGGTGATAGGTGTGAGATGTGCAAGGCGCGTAAGGTGAAATGCGATCGGGCTGAGCCTGCGTGCTCGTGGTGCGCGAGACATAATAGAGCTTGTGTTTACCTTGAGAGGCAAAAACCAGGTGCTGGGCGCAACGGATTTAGCATTGAGCTTGAGGCAAAGGTCAACAGGATTGATGCGCTGCTTCAAGCGTTGGGGAGGCGAGTGGAGGAGCATATCGTTCAAGATCACTCCTCAGTCGGCTCCCCGGGTGTATCGCCATCAATTACCAATGGATATGGGCCGGTGCAAGTGGATGGGAGACCTACGCCGAATACAAGTCTCCCAAGACAGTCGTCCTTCTCGCAGGCGAGATCGCCAGGCATCACAAGTCCATGGCAGCCGGTAAACAACCAGAACAATATCCAATCGCCAATGCAGGCTCAGCAAGGCGCCAGTGCACCGACACCCAGTCAATCAAGCACTGCGCCAAATCCAACTGGCGTAAGGCGAGATCCATCGTTTCAGTCGTACACGATTGATCTACCGCCGCACGACATCATCTACAGCCTGGTAGATCTCTACTTCAAGCACTGCAACACGTGGTGTCCTATCCTTGAGCGGAAGACCATATTCGCGACCTTCTTTGGCTCAACTTCGATGGAGGAAGCGGATAGGATATTACTCTACGCGATTGTGGCTACTACGTTGCGCTTCCTCAAAGATCCGAGGTTATCACCAGAGATGAGTTCATATTATCACAAGGTAGCGAAGCACACAGTCCAGTTGTACGCCATGGAGCATACCACCATACCTGCGATGAGAGCTCTTGTCATCATTACTCTCGACGAGCTGGGAACCTCCAATGGGCCAAGAGGTTGGAATCTTCTGTCTCTACTAGCGCAGAACGTCAGGCAGCTGGGTCTGAGCGAGGAAAGCAGCGTCTTTCTATCCGCGGATGCTTCCGAGGTTACACGTACCGCTTCATCTCACAGAGTCACTGCTGGAAAACCTGAATCTTGGATCGAAGACGAGGGACGAAGGCGATTGTACTGGATGATCTATGTACTAGATCGATACGCAACAATCGCAACACCAATCTttgacttcatcctcaacgACACAAAGATAAACCGCTTCCTCCCCTGCTCATATGATCTCTTCTCAAAGAACGTCCCAGTTGAAACTCGCTCTTTGAGTCCCTACAACGAAAAACAATCACCAATAATGACATATCTTGTCAACAAACCCGAAAACCTCGGCAGTTTCGCCTACCATTGTGAGATTCTTGTGATTGTGAGCAGAATCCACGAGTTTCTCAAAACACCCGTTGATGTCACTTCATCAAGCGACATGGCTGAATGGCGTAACACATATCGCAATCTGGACAGGACGCTGGATGGTTGGCTGCAGAGTTTACCGAGCGAATATAGCAAGATATCGGCTCTTTGCCATTCTGACCCTGCGAGTCGCGTGGCGAATTGGTTCATGCTGCATAGCGCGTATGTCACGGCTGCTGTGAGACTGCACTCTTCAGCGGCGTATCCAACAGTTCGTTCTCACATTTTCGTTCCTTCGCACTACGCCATGCAGAGATGTTTATCTGCTGTGCAGAGTTTGGGGGATATTACCAaagatgttcttgaagcTGATGGCCTGAACCTGCTTGGCCCCTCATTTGCCTTCTCGCTTTGGGTTGCGGCGAGATTGCTGCTTGTTCATGCTGCGACGGTTGGATGTCCTGTGGACTCGCAGATtgacttcttcatcgatACGTTGCGTGATGTTGGGCAACACTGGGAGGTTGCGAATAATTACTCCAAGATTCTTCATCGTGTTGTTCAGAGGGCTCGACAGGGCGATATGAACTTTTCAGCTATGCGAAGGTAAATTCAAACATCTACTGCATGTGACATCTCAACTAACGAGCATAGGAGTGCATATGACCTAGTTACCCTTACATCAACAGCCCGACACTCCGGCCTTGAACCGACATCAACACAAGCTACGTCTCTCAGCGAACTTGACAGCATCGACGTCTTTGAGTTCTTCAACTGCCCCCGAGTGTCAGCAACTTCGAATAGCCAGTCACAGTTGCAGTTACAGCCGATGCGGGAACCAACCAGAAACAACGGAGTGCCCGATCCGGAGGCTGATTGGTTGGCCTTTGGATCTCCATTCAATCAGGTGTAGGGGGGAGTTCGCTTCGTTTCGTTCAATTCAGACCATTTGAGTGCCTCGCGGCGCGTACAGCCATGTCTTTAAAAAGCGGCATCTTGCTTTGAAATATTACACATATGTTGTCTAGTCAGAAATGAGAGTCTGAAATTCTGTAAATAGCCGAGCATAATGATCTGCGTCACTTGAGTCAAACATGATCCGGACTGGGATCCCCAGCAACATGATCTGCAACGATGGAACAGTCTGTTAACTTCACCCTATCCGTGCATTTTCTGCTCGCTTCAGCCCATCGTCGATCCCATAACTCAATCGGATTGTAACGGGGGCCTCAGGTCAACCTCAAAGTCAATCCAGCcccaaactcaaactcagccTCCCATG encodes:
- a CDS encoding FAD dependent oxidoreductase-domain-containing protein encodes the protein MQQRLRSLKRPLLLAAAATTTVTLGGAYYASRNKTHVVDKPLVPLKRDEKNRIVPPTFNATKTRASQLAELRRSGEDTEYDLLIIGGGATGTGIAVDAITRGLKVALVERDDFSSGTSSKSTKLVHGGVRYLEKAVWNLDYGQLQLVMEALRERKTFLNIAPHLSSSLPILLPLQKWWEAPYFWAGTKAYDLLAGSQGLESSYYMSKNKALEAFPLLRRENMVGALVYYDGQHNDSRMNVALALTASHYGATVLNHVEVTGLEKDANGKIMGAQVRDVLASKNGDAAGAQPFKVRAKGVVNATGPFTDAIHQMDDPSRKPIVAPASGVHIMLPKEICPNGLGLLDAATSDGRVIFVLPWQGYTLAGTTDNPCEVEAAPVAQQQDVDFILKEVSKLLTPESVLSRKDVLAAWSGIRPLVKNPNAKNTESLVRSHLITASPSGLLTCAGGKWTTYREMAEDTVNEAIKLFDLKPQAVALPDISGAGASGFTTRGVCCTRNVPLIGAHGYSTSLASQLMEVYNIDADIADHLAHNYGDRAWTLLSISPSLNTRLVSSLPFIEAEVSHGIRSEAACTIPDIIARRTRLSFLDSHKALEALPRVLDIASTELQWSAARKEQEKADAIKFLASMGLEQQTDAPVQASQEEKMPVRSIEHSPRPTRVGGLDVDLNGLGGTGSYSKSRDD
- a CDS encoding aquaporin-like protein encodes the protein MPIPTMNDSISESSVHKSSIPTKVEMSQNEKYSEAPSEPPTIPPPPEQYAWSRVREYCQDAFSEFFGTFILLLFGDGVVAQVVLSRGTKGDYQSISWGWGLGVMLGVYVGGKSGGHLNPAVTLANCIFRGHPWRKFPVYAVAQVLGAMCAAAVVYGNYKSAFDAYEGGPGIRTVIGENATAGVFCTYPAEFMTRTGMFFSEFIASTILQFVIFAMADSANIGAGPLMPLGLFFLIFGIGACFGWETGYAINLARDFGPRLVSYMIGYGSEVWSAGGYYFWIPMVAPFMGCAFGGLLYDVFIYTGPSPINTPGMGLPRLLSPRRSTWSNTYSASSPV
- a CDS encoding fungal-specific transcription factor domain-containing protein, which encodes MPSTSMSGPSIAEEEANSTLSNDDGSSGDESRMTSAGPNKKRRREKHQKISCEMCKARKVKCDRAEPACSWCARHNRACVYLERQKPGAGRNGFSIELEAKVNRIDALLQALGRRVEEHIVQDHSSVGSPGVSPSITNGYGPVQVDGRPTPNTSLPRQSSFSQARSPGITSPWQPVNNQNNIQSPMQAQQGASAPTPSQSSTAPNPTGVRRDPSFQSYTIDLPPHDIIYSLVDLYFKHCNTWCPILERKTIFATFFGSTSMEEADRILLYAIVATTLRFLKDPRLSPEMSSYYHKVAKHTVQLYAMEHTTIPAMRALVIITLDELGTSNGPRGWNLLSLLAQNVRQLGLSEESSVFLSADASEVTRTASSHRVTAGKPESWIEDEGRRRLYWMIYVLDRYATIATPIFDFILNDTKINRFLPCSYDLFSKNVPVETRSLSPYNEKQSPIMTYLVNKPENLGSFAYHCEILVIVSRIHEFLKTPVDVTSSSDMAEWRNTYRNLDRTLDGWLQSLPSEYSKISALCHSDPASRVANWFMLHSAYVTAAVRLHSSAAYPTVRSHIFVPSHYAMQRCLSAVQSLGDITKDVLEADGLNLLGPSFAFSLWVAARLLLVHAATVGCPVDSQIDFFIDTLRDVGQHWEVANNYSKILHRVVQRARQGDMNFSAMRRSAYDLVTLTSTARHSGLEPTSTQATSLSELDSIDVFEFFNCPRVSATSNSQSQLQLQPMREPTRNNGVPDPEADWLAFGSPFNQV